In Silene latifolia isolate original U9 population chromosome X, ASM4854445v1, whole genome shotgun sequence, the following proteins share a genomic window:
- the LOC141622832 gene encoding uncharacterized protein LOC141622832, with amino-acid sequence MAETPSFLTHKRYAVVTGSNKGLGLEISRHLASQGVVVQLTSRDQKRGLEAIEQLKNSGVNSENLEYHQLDVTDPPSFAALTDFIKAKFGKLDILVNNAGVNGVIVNFTALLEEIRTVCRYESEKEREQEHDRYFVPSSDDKVVRTDHRAEINFLSPSSFLSAIHLDYDTPIIEHALPKLSSCLTLQSHILLSKLTRCGIFGLNLHSILSPKVMVDEDDDTVSWCSIIALGYD; translated from the exons atggctGAAACACCTTCATTTCTTACACACAAAAG GTATGCGGTGGTGACAGGATCAAACAAAGGACTAGGCCTAGAAATAAGCAGACATCTTGCTTCACAAGGGGTGGTTGTACAGCTGACTTCAAGGGATCAAAAGAGAGGTTTAGAAGCCATCGAGCAGCTCAAGAATTCAGGGGTTAATTCCGAAAATCTTGAATATCATCAGCTTGATGTTACTGACCCACCTAGTTTTGCTGCTCTGACCGATTTCATCAAGGCTAAATTTGGCAAGCTTGATATCTTG GTGAACAATGCGGGAGTTAATGGTGTTATTGTTAATTTTACGGCTTTACTGGAAGAAATTCGCACT GTGTGTAGATATGAATCGGAGAAAGAGCGAGAACAAGAGCATGATCGGTACTTTGTTCCGAGCTCTGATGATAAAGTCGTTAGGACTGACCACCGAGCCGAAATCAACTTTCTGAGTCCTAGTTCGTTCCTCTCGGCTATTCATCTGGATTATGACACTCCTATTATTGAGCATGCGTTGCCTAAGCTAAG TTCATGCTTAACGCTCCAAAGCCATATACTGTTGAGCAAATTGACGAGGTGCGGAATATTTGGGCTGAATTTACACTCCATTTTAAGCCCAAAAGTAATGGTGGATGAAGACGATGATACAGTTTCTTGGTGTTCAATTATTGCACTTGGATACGACTAA
- the LOC141622833 gene encoding uncharacterized protein LOC141622833, giving the protein MVGYEPDLNPIDRSARFLKFLQELMLDCDDNMSTSSIEPHVVDDASMSRPLVRPRDTEDDDAGLSRPLVRPCYSRDDDASLSSPVLRPCNTCDDDASSSRRFLKPYHLRGVEDDDYNGRLTTPLIQVFSVCISTYFDDGKPSEINGSIRVLEGSCPRFDLYNRDPKDSETIWKDGTLSLIGPNETFVVPSLSTKLELRLYDRLRGVELVAGKLSLDSDSDNRLQKGEVEGAHGIAFVYYAVFPFALQGAVQVTVDKNNDDDSDKNCNAADIYGSIVTGYENGKAYCSADEDVKKLETQLFNMPAHRPLRVVVGTPITLSRNVVAVPAYSSLTIKLELWDSNGKIADDFLRFPAYLLAEHPSYIRTQYACVTVQVQWYHAYVYLYKDQILSINDPERTLKMGMESSGSRHVQPPILPREINPLYYGTHKVDVFSVFVGGIAGKITALCGAIIVNDGGDYFTLYNRDDNCAERLSDNSLASVDVNYRAVRNHTFGLILHLRDPVGKLEVSRGSFGWNDCTVGQYVQGDNRRFCSVVRGDDGYAAVHYQMFSFAFEAWVEVNLFSDGNPDIPINLHGTLFGRCSGDDYSTSYQKKYYTSRLFDQPRDRSVAMKSGSKLALLKSIVVVPNESSLIIEAKLDTFGIGGVAETINGMAEFKIDRCNKTISSIRGEHYGIEISVKFKC; this is encoded by the exons ATGGTTGGATATGAACCTGACCTAAACCCCATAGATCGGAGTGCGAGGTTTTTGAAGTTCTTACAGGAACTTATGCTAGATTGTGATGACAATATGTCAACATCGTCCATCGAACCCCATGTTGTGGATGATGCCAGTATGTCGAGGCCTTTAGTCCGACCTCGTGATACAGAGGATGATGATGCCGGTCTTTCGAGACCTTTAGTTAGACCGTGTTATAGTCGAGATGATGATGCCAGTCTGTCGAGCCCTGTACTCCGACCTTGTAATACATGCGATGATGATGCCAGTTCGTCAAGGCGGTTTCTCAAACCTTATCATTTACGCGGAGTTGAGGATGATGACTATAATGGTCGTTTAACAACACCTTTGATTCAGGTGTTCTCCGTTTGCATTTCTACTTACTTCGATGACGGTAAACCAAGTGAAATCAACGGCTCAATTCGAGTCTTGGAAGGGTCTTGTCCTCGTTTTGATCTCTATAATCGTGATCCTAAAGATTCTGAGACCATTTGGAAAGATGGCACCTTGTCTTTAATTGGTCCTAATGAGACTTTTGTGGTACCCTCTTTGAGCACCAAATTGGAGTTACGTCTATATGATCGACTTCGTGGCGTAGAGTTAGTAGCAGGGAAGCTCAGTTTGGATTCTGATTCAGATAATAGGCTTCAGAAGGGTGAGGTTGAAGGTGCTCATGGCATTGCTTTTGTATACTACGCTGTATTCCCGTTTGCACTTCAGGGTGCTGTGCAGGTTACAGTTGACAAAAATAATGATGATGACAGTGACAAGAATTGTAATGCTGCCGATATTTATGGAAGCATTGTCACTGGGTACGAAAATGGCAAGGCTTATTGCAGTGCTGACGAGGATGTAAAGAAGTTGGAGACGCAGCTTTTTAACATGCCAGCACATCGACCTTTGCGTGTGGTGGTTGGGACACCCATTACATTGTCCAGAAATGTGGTAGCTGTGCCAGCATATTCATCCCTTACAATCAAACTGGAATTGTGGGATTCCAATGGGAAAATTGCTGATGACTTTTTGCGATTTCCAGCTTACTTGCTTGCTGAACATCCTTCATACATTCGGACACAATATGCTTGTGTTACAGTGCAAGTCCAATGGTACCATGCCTATGTATATCTTTATAAAGATCAAATATTATCAATCAATGACCCCGAGCGGACACTGAAAATGGGGATG GAATCGAGTGGTAGTCGACATGTTCAACCCCCTATTCTCCCTAG AGAAATAAACCCGTTGTATTATGGAACCCATAAAGTTGATGTGTTCAGTGTATTTGTTGGCGGAATCGCTGGAAAGATTACTGCTTTATGTGGAGCCATCATAGTCAATGATGGAGGTGATTATTTTACTCTCTATAATAGAGATGATAACTGTGCAGAGCGGTTGTCAGATAACAGTCTTGCATCTGTAGACGTTAATTATCGTGCTGTTAGGAACCATACCTTTGGTCTGATTTTGCATTTGAGGGATCCAGTTGGTAAGCTTGAAGTGAGCCGGGGTAGTTTTGGTTGGAACGACTGTACTGTTGGTCAATACGTTCAAGGGGATAACAGGCGCTTTTGCTCAGTCGTTCGAGGTGATGATGGTTATGCCGCTGTGCACTATCAGATGTTTAGCTTTGCATTTGAAGCTTGGGTGGAGGTGAATTTATTTAGTGATGGTAATCCTGACATTCCTATAAATTTACACGGGACTTTGTTTGGTCGTTGTAGCGGTGATGATTATTCAACAAGCTACCAGAAGAAATACTATACGAGCAGACTTTTCGACCAGCCACGAGACAGATCGGTAGCCATGAAGTCTGGGTCCAAACTTGCATTGTTGAAATCTATCGTCGTCGTTCCGAATGAGTCTTCTTTGATTATTGAAGCAAAGCTGGATACATTTGGCATTGGCGGTGTTGCTGAAACTATAAACGGTATGGCAGAGTTCAAGATCGATAGGTGTAATAAAACCATTTCGAGTATTAGAGGAGAACATTATGGTATTGAAATCTCTGTAAAATTTAAGTGCTAA
- the LOC141616853 gene encoding casparian strip membrane protein 3-like — protein MSESATVNIHDANTQPRGNKGFSVMKAGAMAGGGGGLARGLAILDFILRLAGIVAALAAAITMGTTNQTLNFFTQFFQFRARYYDLPAFSFFVAANAIASAYLVLSMPFSLVSIVRPHATGIKFLLLALDTVMVALTTAGAGAAAAIVYLAHQGNSKTNWVAICQQFGSFCQRVSGAVVASFIAAFIFMILVILSAASLKRRN, from the exons ATGTCTGAATCAGCCACAGTGAACATTCACGATGCAAACACCCAGCCAAGAGGAAACAAAGGGTTCTCGGTCATGAAAGCCGGTGCTATGGCTGGGGGTGGAGGAGGCTTGGCAAGAGGACTTGCTATTTTAGACTTCATCTTAAGGCTAGCCGGGATAGTCGCCGCTTTAGCTGCTGCTATTACTATGGGAACTACTAATCAGACTTTGAACTTCTTCACACAGTTCTTCCAGTTTCGAGCTAGATACTATGATCTTCCCGCTTTctc GTTTTTCGTAGCAGCGAATGCAATAGCAAGTGCATACCTGGTTCTCTCCATGCCATTCTCTTTAGTTAGCATAGTGAGGCCTCATGCAACTGGGATCAAGTTCCTCCTCCTCGCCCTTGACACG GTGATGGTAGCTTTGACAACGGCAGGGGCAGGAGCAGCGGCTGCCATAGTGTATCTGGCCCACCAGGGAAACTCAAAGACCAACTGGGTAGCGATTTGCCAACAATTTGGGAGTTTCTGTCAGCGAGTAAGCGGAGCTGTGGTGGCATCTTTCATTGCTGCTTTTATTTTCATGATTCTCGTCATTCTCTCTGCTGCGTCTCTCAAACGAAGAAACTAG
- the LOC141616854 gene encoding uncharacterized protein LOC141616854, with protein MGSGQANSKRAREETSMGDGQKKLKLTVDGGVLVPEAEVGEANRQSMLDRVVCSEAWSDLFSFAHLYYLDREWSDHAPIKLVLNRRAVEGRRAREFKFEQICVGEEGCGDAVARGVERGRGNLLTKLNEGPRSLENVQRRRKLVAELVKLRSQEENFWRQRSRALWLKDGDKNTNFFHTRAGERKRKNYIPKLIDDDGIERSGDEEIANVANVYFQDLFQTA; from the exons ATGGGGTCGGGGCAGGCGAATTCGAAGAGAGCAAGGGAGGAGACATCGATGGGTGATGGGCAGAAGAAATTAAAACTCACAGTAGACGGGGGCGTCTTAgtacctgaggcggag GTTGGTGAGGCTAACAGACAAAGTATGCTAGACAGAGTGGTATGTTCAGAAGCATGGTCGGATTTATTTTCTTTTGCTCACCTTTACTATCTTGATAGAGAATGGTCGGATCATGCGCCCATTAAACTTGTTCTTAATAGAAGGGCGGTTGAGGGGAGAAGGGCACGTGAATTTAAGTTTGAGCAAATATGTGTGGGGGAAGAGGGATGTGGGGATGCGGTGGCTCGTGGTGTTGAACGGGGTAGAGGAAATTTG CTGACTAAGCTTAATGAGGGGCCAAGATCACTAGAGAATGTGCAAAGAAGACGGAAATTGGTTGCGGAATTGGTAAAACTGAGAAGTCAAGAAGAAAATTTTTGGAGGCAACGGTCGAGGGCTTTATGGTTGAAAGATGGGGATAAGAATACAAATTTTTTTCATACGAGAGCAGGGGAACGAAAGAGGAAGAATTACATTCCTAAGTTAATTGATGATGACGGTATTGAGCGAAGTGGGGATGAGGAAATAGCGAATGTGGCTAATGTTTACTTCCAGGATTTGTTTCAGACGGCCTAA